A stretch of Chitinophaga caeni DNA encodes these proteins:
- a CDS encoding MBL fold metallo-hydrolase: protein MTIFLVCILLAITLIYAVSRNASFGQKPTGARLKRITSSINFKNGSFQNPVPTQVMMPGNTFKILAKLFNSDPKRKPPGPIPVHKNTDWGIQPGLTYITWLGHSSYLLQVDGLNILVDPVFSTRVSPFNWIGSKRFPATENWALDDFPRIDIVLISHDHYDHLDHQFIKQLQYQHTQFYTFLGVGAHLESWGIPATQIHELDLWESVDIAHGFRLDTCPSRHFSGRSFSRNNTLWGSFILQTQHKKLFIGGDSGYSPIFKEMGDKYGSFDIAILECGQYSPYWPDIHMLPHETVQACKDLHANLLLPVHWGKYALGLHTWDEPAELVLAAAAEKDIHLVMPMQGQRFTVENPPLVHTWWREI, encoded by the coding sequence ATGACCATTTTCTTAGTTTGCATACTCCTAGCTATTACATTAATATATGCTGTATCAAGGAACGCTTCTTTTGGCCAAAAGCCAACAGGTGCGCGCTTAAAACGCATTACTTCATCTATAAACTTCAAAAACGGAAGTTTCCAAAACCCGGTACCAACGCAGGTCATGATGCCGGGCAATACGTTCAAGATATTGGCGAAACTTTTCAACAGCGATCCGAAAAGAAAGCCGCCCGGCCCCATTCCAGTGCATAAAAATACCGATTGGGGCATCCAGCCCGGCCTTACTTACATCACCTGGCTGGGGCATTCCTCTTACCTTTTACAAGTTGATGGGTTGAATATCCTCGTTGACCCCGTGTTTTCTACGCGGGTTTCCCCTTTTAACTGGATCGGCTCAAAACGTTTCCCAGCCACAGAAAACTGGGCCCTGGACGATTTTCCCCGGATTGACATCGTCTTAATCAGCCACGATCATTATGATCACCTGGACCACCAATTCATTAAGCAACTTCAATATCAGCATACCCAATTCTATACTTTCCTCGGCGTAGGAGCCCATTTGGAAAGCTGGGGCATTCCAGCGACGCAAATACATGAACTGGATCTATGGGAAAGTGTGGATATAGCACATGGCTTCCGTTTAGACACCTGCCCTTCCCGGCACTTTTCAGGGCGCTCCTTCTCCAGGAATAATACTCTTTGGGGCTCTTTTATCCTTCAAACGCAACACAAAAAACTCTTTATAGGCGGCGATTCCGGTTACAGTCCTATTTTTAAAGAAATGGGTGATAAATACGGTTCCTTCGATATCGCAATTTTAGAATGTGGACAGTACAGTCCATATTGGCCCGATATCCACATGCTGCCGCATGAAACCGTACAAGCATGTAAAGATCTACATGCCAATTTGCTACTACCTGTACATTGGGGAAAATATGCCTTAGGTCTACATACCTGGGATGAACCGGCAGAGCTAGTGTTAGCAGCAGCAGCCGAAAAAGATATACACCTGGTTATGCCGATGCAAGGCCAACGGTTTACCGTTGAAAATCCGCCCTTGGTCCATACCTGGTGGCGCGAGATATAA
- a CDS encoding response regulator, producing the protein MQNIYSLDQQNNLLSRSYPNIRVIVIDDSVLDVLLHKKIVAHHLPGSKVLGFHEASKALEFIMQNHDDNYQNLILLDIQMPVMDGYEFLARLHTCEPKVKDACKIVMISSAHSEYSHIKHPSTALIQHKLPKPLLPANFKDAVKSIYSFSI; encoded by the coding sequence ATGCAAAACATCTATTCATTAGATCAACAGAATAATTTATTATCCCGATCTTATCCCAATATAAGGGTGATTGTAATTGATGATAGTGTGCTGGATGTATTATTGCATAAGAAGATCGTGGCGCATCACCTCCCGGGTTCTAAGGTTTTAGGCTTCCATGAGGCCTCTAAGGCATTGGAGTTTATCATGCAAAATCATGATGACAACTATCAAAACTTGATATTATTGGATATACAAATGCCGGTTATGGATGGGTACGAGTTCCTTGCCAGGTTGCATACTTGTGAACCGAAAGTCAAAGATGCCTGCAAAATCGTGATGATCTCTTCAGCGCATTCAGAATATTCCCATATCAAGCATCCGAGCACAGCGCTAATCCAGCATAAATTGCCGAAGCCATTATTACCGGCAAACTTCAAAGATGCGGTAAAGAGCATTTACAGCTTCAGCATTTAG
- a CDS encoding response regulator: MNSIPDLRVVLIDDNEIDLLLHERLIALQQISRTVLSFNSANKALEYLSSNVTLPQIPPTVILLDIQMPEMDGFDFLKSFDSYPTKIKSQCYIIMVSSSLDFGDINKTNANPLVIRLLKKPLQPKELKEVIEGIFKE, from the coding sequence ATGAATTCGATACCTGATTTACGAGTTGTACTCATTGATGACAACGAGATTGATTTATTATTGCATGAGCGACTGATTGCTTTGCAGCAGATCAGCAGAACCGTTTTGTCATTCAATAGCGCCAACAAGGCATTAGAATATCTTTCGAGCAATGTTACACTGCCGCAAATCCCCCCTACGGTAATACTTTTAGATATACAGATGCCGGAAATGGATGGGTTCGACTTTTTAAAATCATTCGATTCTTATCCCACCAAAATCAAATCGCAATGTTATATCATCATGGTTTCCTCGTCATTAGATTTTGGAGATATTAACAAAACGAACGCGAACCCATTAGTCATACGACTACTAAAAAAACCGTTACAACCCAAGGAGTTAAAGGAGGTTATCGAAGGAATTTTCAAAGAATAG
- a CDS encoding sensor histidine kinase, with amino-acid sequence MKNTRIRILYIDDEIHNLNAFKASFRRNYEIYTALSAQEAKQVLKGVDVHIIIADQKMPVTTGVEFFYDIKDILPDPIRILLTGYTDVEDIIDAINKGHIYSYIKKPWDEHELHRSINNAYEIYSARKQLKEKVLELEKTNDELNRFIYSTSHDLRSPLMSVLGIINLSRLDQTVTDPMGYMDMIESCVVKLDGFIQKIIEYYRNSRLDLEYEKIDFNNLFNDCVDTFKHQNTAIEFKVNVEQPFDFKGDTFRISVILNNLISNAVKYQKPGATNPQVNLSAKVEPHKATIKIVDNGIGILSEHLNNIFKMFFRSKNNNKPGSGIGLYIVKEALTKINGTISVDSQYGEGTQFEITIPNRNEFDT; translated from the coding sequence ATGAAAAATACTCGAATCCGGATACTGTATATCGATGATGAAATTCATAATTTAAACGCCTTCAAGGCCAGCTTCCGTAGAAATTATGAGATCTACACGGCCCTTTCTGCCCAGGAAGCCAAGCAAGTTTTGAAAGGCGTAGATGTGCATATTATTATAGCGGATCAGAAGATGCCGGTTACAACCGGGGTCGAATTTTTTTATGATATCAAGGATATTCTACCGGATCCTATCCGTATCCTTTTAACAGGTTATACGGATGTGGAAGATATAATCGATGCAATTAATAAAGGCCACATATATTCGTATATCAAGAAACCTTGGGATGAACATGAACTGCACCGTTCCATCAATAATGCGTACGAGATTTACTCGGCCAGGAAGCAATTGAAAGAAAAGGTACTGGAACTTGAAAAGACCAATGACGAGTTAAACCGCTTTATTTATTCGACATCTCACGATTTAAGATCGCCGTTGATGTCGGTTCTTGGCATCATCAACCTCTCCCGTTTGGATCAAACAGTAACTGATCCCATGGGTTACATGGACATGATTGAAAGTTGTGTTGTCAAATTGGATGGATTTATCCAGAAAATTATCGAATATTACAGGAATTCCCGTTTAGACCTAGAATATGAAAAAATCGACTTCAACAACCTGTTCAATGATTGTGTAGATACGTTTAAACATCAAAATACAGCGATAGAATTCAAAGTAAATGTTGAACAACCTTTCGATTTTAAGGGTGACACATTCAGAATTTCCGTAATTTTGAACAACTTGATATCCAACGCCGTAAAGTATCAAAAACCGGGAGCTACTAACCCGCAGGTAAATTTAAGTGCGAAAGTAGAGCCCCACAAGGCCACGATAAAGATCGTGGATAATGGCATTGGAATATTAAGCGAGCATTTAAATAATATATTTAAGATGTTTTTCCGATCGAAAAACAATAATAAACCGGGCAGCGGTATCGGCTTGTATATCGTGAAAGAGGCCCTGACTAAAATTAATGGAACGATAAGTGTAGACTCACAATACGGGGAAGGCACACAATTTGAAATCACCATCCCGAATAGAAATGAATTCGATACCTGA
- a CDS encoding sensor histidine kinase, producing MFIRSLILSGFILLMTLGASASGPIIYRDGSNLMKIGEFLQLYVDKEGKMTIHDIENAKFSPSTQQVPNLGISPYTSWAKFTINNLSNNTKLLIEVEYPTIDEITLYQKDSLGRYITTRLGEYKSFYHRPYNHQNYIFPVMIAPGSSQDFFLKIKAGEQAQLPIFLGTETQVNAKNDQRNFIFGIYAGIIIVMVLYNFFIAITTRDRTYLIYVSYIIFVGLTQASQNGYTFRFLYPNNTWLALHDTVIIPIMNGITAALFIQSFLHTKERYRTGHRILNIVIIAYALCFIPTLLDNYFVAQIWVQLVAMSGSLLAIFVSYKISRTGYTPALYFLVAWGIFLSSVCIFVLRNFNVLPYNDFTYYALQIGSAAEVTLLSFALANKINIYRKEKEESQATALMVSQENERLVREQNAVLEAKVQERTEELQNSNKELNKTLVSLKEAQTQLVESEKMASLGQLTAGIAHEINNPINFVTSNIKPLKLDFADLKSLLHKYDNLNPSQGLQEQLTEINAFKKEIDIDYVHEEIDTLIRGIEDGASRTAEIVKGLRTFSRLDESDLKSVDLHEGINSTLVLLRNNIPGNVEIIRNYGDLPKVECYAGKMNQVFLNIINNAVNAIKSKPEQGNHESVTITTQQVDDQTVRIGIKDTGTGMTEKVKEKIFEPFFTTKDVGEGTGLGLSIVFSIIEKHHGRILVESAPGEGAEFIIYLPINITNHTSQ from the coding sequence ATGTTTATACGCTCACTGATCCTTTCCGGCTTTATATTATTGATGACCCTGGGAGCTTCTGCATCTGGCCCAATCATATACCGTGACGGATCAAACCTGATGAAGATTGGAGAGTTTTTACAATTATACGTGGATAAAGAAGGTAAAATGACCATCCACGATATTGAAAATGCTAAATTCTCCCCCTCCACCCAACAAGTGCCTAACCTGGGCATATCACCTTATACCTCCTGGGCAAAATTTACGATCAATAACTTATCAAATAATACCAAGCTTCTCATCGAGGTAGAATATCCTACCATCGATGAAATCACCTTATATCAAAAAGATAGCCTAGGCAGGTATATCACGACCCGTTTAGGTGAATATAAATCCTTTTACCATAGGCCTTATAATCACCAAAACTATATCTTCCCGGTAATGATCGCTCCGGGAAGTTCGCAAGATTTTTTCCTGAAGATTAAAGCCGGCGAGCAGGCGCAATTACCCATCTTCCTCGGTACGGAAACGCAGGTAAATGCCAAGAATGACCAAAGAAATTTCATTTTCGGTATCTATGCAGGGATCATTATCGTGATGGTCTTGTATAATTTCTTTATTGCCATCACGACCAGGGACAGGACATACCTAATTTATGTTTCCTATATTATTTTCGTTGGCCTTACGCAAGCTTCCCAAAATGGGTACACGTTCCGCTTCCTATATCCCAACAATACTTGGTTGGCATTACATGATACGGTCATTATCCCCATTATGAACGGGATTACAGCTGCCCTATTTATACAATCCTTTTTACATACGAAGGAGAGGTACAGAACGGGGCACCGTATTCTCAATATCGTTATCATTGCATATGCATTATGCTTTATACCGACCTTGTTGGATAATTATTTCGTTGCACAAATTTGGGTGCAGCTAGTTGCCATGAGCGGTTCACTGTTAGCCATCTTCGTAAGTTACAAGATCAGTCGCACGGGTTATACCCCCGCATTGTACTTCCTGGTTGCCTGGGGAATATTCCTTTCGAGCGTTTGTATCTTCGTATTAAGGAATTTCAACGTCTTGCCTTATAACGATTTTACTTATTACGCGCTACAAATAGGTTCTGCAGCCGAGGTTACCTTGCTATCATTTGCCCTGGCTAATAAAATTAATATTTACCGTAAAGAAAAAGAGGAATCGCAAGCCACTGCGCTGATGGTATCACAAGAAAATGAACGCCTCGTTCGCGAACAAAATGCCGTGTTGGAAGCCAAGGTGCAAGAACGTACAGAGGAATTACAAAATAGTAACAAGGAATTAAATAAAACCTTGGTAAGCCTTAAAGAAGCACAAACACAACTCGTAGAATCCGAAAAGATGGCTTCACTCGGTCAATTGACTGCCGGCATAGCCCACGAAATCAACAACCCGATTAACTTCGTAACCTCCAATATCAAACCGCTCAAGCTGGACTTTGCCGATTTAAAATCACTGCTGCATAAATACGATAACCTCAATCCGAGTCAAGGTTTGCAGGAACAGTTAACCGAAATCAATGCCTTCAAGAAGGAAATTGATATCGATTACGTTCATGAAGAAATCGATACGCTCATCAGGGGAATCGAAGACGGCGCCTCCCGTACGGCAGAAATCGTCAAAGGGCTCCGCACTTTTAGCCGCTTGGATGAAAGCGACCTGAAGTCTGTCGATCTCCATGAAGGGATCAACTCAACCTTGGTACTCTTAAGGAATAATATCCCCGGGAATGTTGAAATCATCCGGAACTACGGCGATTTACCGAAAGTGGAATGTTATGCCGGTAAGATGAACCAAGTATTCCTCAATATTATCAACAACGCGGTAAATGCCATCAAGAGCAAACCCGAACAAGGCAACCACGAATCGGTAACGATCACGACGCAACAGGTGGATGATCAGACCGTAAGGATTGGTATCAAGGATACCGGGACCGGTATGACGGAAAAAGTGAAGGAAAAGATATTCGAACCGTTTTTTACAACCAAGGATGTGGGTGAAGGAACCGGGTTGGGGTTGTCCATAGTATTCAGTATTATTGAAAAACACCATGGTAGGATACTCGTAGAATCTGCCCCGGGGGAAGGAGCCGAATTTATTATATATTTACCGATAAATATCACGAATCATACGTCCCAATAA
- a CDS encoding ThiF family adenylyltransferase, whose product MIFKERVQQEKQQPQEFKPVFFRIQDPEQKAALLQLVNDHPHIKIYDEIDSQLRELMKITHPTRPLSDQETREAIQKHLGSTSREEYGVWVYFPWLHKVVHIVDEDEYIHLRTSRNMHKITAEERDILKTKKIGVIGLSVGQSIALTLVMERLCGEIRLSDFDALELTNMNRIRAGVHNLGLPKVIIAAREIAEIDPFIKVTCYPGGATEENLDDFFSKDGQIDILVEECDGIDIKIISRIKAKALGIPVVMEMNDRGMLDIERYDLTPDYPMMHGLIPDIEPEKLRHLSNEEKVPILGPMVDMHNMSPRMKYSLGEIGKTITTWPQLASSVVLGGAMVADTCRRILLGQLQSSGRYYVDFEKLIN is encoded by the coding sequence ATGATTTTTAAAGAACGAGTTCAACAAGAGAAACAACAGCCACAGGAATTTAAACCCGTATTTTTTAGGATACAGGATCCAGAGCAAAAAGCGGCGTTATTGCAATTGGTTAATGACCATCCTCATATAAAAATATATGACGAAATAGATTCCCAGCTAAGGGAGTTGATGAAAATCACCCATCCTACGCGCCCCTTATCAGATCAAGAAACAAGGGAGGCCATCCAAAAACACCTTGGCAGTACCTCCCGGGAAGAATACGGGGTTTGGGTTTATTTCCCCTGGTTGCATAAAGTAGTTCATATAGTAGATGAGGATGAATATATCCACCTCCGGACTTCCCGTAATATGCATAAGATTACCGCCGAAGAACGGGATATTCTAAAAACAAAAAAAATTGGCGTCATCGGCCTCTCCGTCGGACAAAGCATTGCCCTTACACTCGTTATGGAAAGGTTATGCGGTGAAATTCGATTATCCGATTTCGATGCATTAGAGTTAACCAACATGAACCGCATCCGCGCAGGGGTGCACAACCTAGGTTTACCAAAGGTTATCATCGCCGCGAGGGAAATAGCGGAAATTGACCCTTTCATAAAAGTTACTTGCTACCCCGGTGGAGCTACCGAAGAAAATTTAGATGATTTTTTCAGCAAAGACGGCCAAATTGATATATTAGTAGAAGAATGTGATGGAATTGATATTAAAATAATCAGCAGAATTAAGGCAAAAGCACTCGGGATTCCGGTCGTGATGGAAATGAATGACAGGGGTATGCTGGATATCGAAAGGTATGATTTAACCCCCGACTACCCGATGATGCATGGGCTTATACCCGATATTGAACCCGAGAAATTACGCCACTTATCGAATGAAGAGAAGGTACCAATCTTGGGGCCTATGGTTGACATGCATAATATGAGCCCGCGCATGAAATATTCCCTGGGCGAGATTGGCAAAACTATTACAACCTGGCCGCAACTAGCTTCGTCGGTGGTGTTGGGAGGAGCCATGGTAGCGGATACATGCAGACGCATATTACTTGGTCAATTACAATCTTCCGGTAGGTACTATGTAGATTTCGAAAAACTAATCAATTAA
- a CDS encoding superoxide dismutase, whose translation MHKREFLKVAGMAGIAAMAIPGGIFANDRAPFAAQKAPFTLPALPFAYDALEPNIDKMTMEIHHDKHHAGYVNNLNKAVKGTAFEKLSLEEILAKVTDKDAAIRNNAGGHFNHSLFWTILSPKKSDPSPDLKAAINASFGSFDAFKNEFNTAAKTVFGSGWAWLVKNKQGKLEVTKSANQDNTLMAKLVDKTATPIMGLDVWEHAYYLKYQNKRPDYINAFWNVINWDEVGKRFAAAK comes from the coding sequence ATGCATAAAAGAGAGTTCTTGAAAGTTGCCGGAATGGCAGGCATAGCCGCCATGGCGATCCCCGGTGGGATATTTGCCAATGATCGCGCACCATTTGCTGCCCAGAAAGCCCCTTTCACGTTGCCGGCATTGCCTTTTGCCTACGATGCATTAGAACCTAACATCGATAAGATGACCATGGAAATCCACCATGACAAGCACCATGCTGGTTATGTTAATAATCTTAACAAAGCTGTTAAAGGCACGGCATTCGAAAAATTAAGTTTAGAAGAGATATTGGCCAAAGTGACAGATAAAGATGCGGCTATACGCAATAATGCGGGCGGCCACTTTAATCATAGCTTGTTTTGGACAATTCTCAGCCCTAAAAAATCCGACCCTTCCCCTGATTTGAAAGCTGCTATCAACGCTTCTTTCGGTTCTTTTGATGCTTTCAAAAATGAGTTTAACACGGCAGCCAAAACTGTGTTCGGTTCGGGCTGGGCTTGGCTGGTGAAAAATAAGCAAGGAAAACTGGAGGTGACCAAGTCGGCCAACCAAGATAATACGCTGATGGCGAAATTAGTGGATAAAACCGCTACACCCATTATGGGATTAGATGTTTGGGAACATGCTTATTATCTGAAATACCAAAACAAACGCCCCGATTATATTAATGCGTTCTGGAACGTGATTAATTGGGACGAGGTTGGAAAACGGTTTGCCGCAGCAAAATAA
- a CDS encoding LptF/LptG family permease, whose amino-acid sequence MKKLDKLIIKTFLGPFVATFFVTLFVLIMQFLWKYIDDLVGKGLETSVIIQLLVYTSASLVPLALPLAVLLSSIMTFGNLGESFELVAIKSAGISLLRFIAPLLVSCSILAVLAFGFSNYIIPIANLKAKSLLYNITKSKPAFNIKQGEFYNDIPGYTIKVGKKDADNKTIHDVMIYDRQDKTSRNGDKMILAQKGEMTLSPNKKYLYFTLENGWRFEERQTYGEKTGELIRLKFKKYVKVFDLSALLFNPIDEERFSTNSSMLNIKQLDVVIDSVDRDKSKLKKNVNAYVTSRYGFQRWKDTGWLQSAPPLKTATYFESIPADKQLVVLDRTQQQLADVLMNLKYTAEDYNLKKKTIILSKVEWQRKFTLSFACIVMFLVGAPLGSIIRKGGLGMPLVLAVIFFVIFNVFFMVGEKMARGEVLQTWSGMWLSNAILIPIAIFLVYKALNDSQLFNKEFYFRFFQKVKKLVLRQ is encoded by the coding sequence GTGAAGAAACTCGACAAACTTATTATAAAAACCTTTCTAGGCCCATTCGTAGCCACATTTTTTGTGACTTTATTCGTGTTGATCATGCAGTTCCTCTGGAAATATATTGATGACCTGGTGGGGAAAGGGTTGGAAACTTCCGTGATTATTCAGCTGCTGGTTTACACGAGCGCGAGCCTGGTGCCCTTGGCCTTGCCTTTGGCCGTATTGCTTTCCTCGATCATGACCTTCGGTAACCTAGGCGAAAGTTTTGAATTGGTAGCGATCAAATCTGCCGGGATTTCATTGTTACGCTTCATCGCCCCGCTGCTGGTTTCTTGTAGCATCTTGGCCGTTCTCGCTTTCGGGTTTAGTAACTACATCATACCCATTGCGAACCTCAAAGCCAAATCATTACTATATAACATTACCAAATCCAAACCGGCCTTTAATATTAAACAAGGCGAGTTCTACAACGATATTCCCGGTTATACGATCAAGGTAGGGAAAAAAGATGCGGATAACAAAACGATCCACGATGTAATGATTTATGATCGCCAAGATAAAACCAGCCGCAACGGTGATAAAATGATCTTGGCCCAAAAAGGTGAAATGACCTTGTCGCCCAATAAAAAATACCTGTACTTCACCCTGGAAAACGGTTGGCGGTTCGAAGAACGGCAAACTTACGGGGAGAAAACAGGTGAACTAATCCGCTTGAAGTTTAAAAAATATGTCAAAGTATTTGACCTGAGCGCCCTATTGTTTAATCCTATCGACGAGGAACGTTTTTCTACTAATTCTTCAATGCTGAATATCAAGCAATTGGATGTAGTCATTGACTCCGTAGATAGGGATAAGAGCAAGCTCAAGAAGAATGTAAACGCGTATGTTACTTCCCGTTACGGCTTCCAGCGGTGGAAGGATACCGGTTGGTTGCAATCTGCGCCACCCTTGAAAACAGCAACTTATTTCGAGAGTATTCCCGCGGACAAACAGCTGGTAGTCTTAGATCGAACCCAACAACAATTAGCCGACGTGCTGATGAACCTTAAATATACCGCTGAAGATTATAACCTGAAGAAAAAGACGATCATTCTATCCAAGGTGGAATGGCAACGTAAGTTCACGTTATCCTTTGCATGTATCGTGATGTTCCTGGTAGGGGCACCCTTGGGTTCCATCATCCGGAAAGGTGGCCTGGGGATGCCATTGGTATTGGCCGTGATTTTTTTCGTGATCTTCAACGTATTCTTCATGGTGGGCGAAAAGATGGCCCGGGGGGAAGTGTTACAAACCTGGTCGGGTATGTGGCTGTCCAATGCCATATTGATCCCGATAGCGATATTCTTGGTATATAAGGCATTAAACGATTCCCAGTTGTTCAACAAGGAATTTTATTTCAGGTTTTTCCAGAAGGTCAAGAAACTGGTGTTGCGGCAATGA
- a CDS encoding START-like domain-containing protein codes for MSKKVQYEIEYPVRCSPGILYEFLSTPAGLQEWFADKVDLKDNVFSFSWNGSVEEAEVLEQEEDEFIRLHWLHAPKEEYFEFRIQISEVTNETILVVKDFADKREVKDQSQLWDYQIKDLFHRIGN; via the coding sequence ATGTCAAAGAAAGTGCAATATGAGATAGAATATCCAGTAAGATGCTCTCCAGGTATTTTATATGAATTTCTGAGTACCCCAGCAGGCCTCCAAGAGTGGTTTGCCGATAAAGTTGATTTAAAGGATAATGTATTCTCCTTTTCCTGGAATGGATCTGTGGAAGAAGCTGAAGTGTTAGAACAAGAAGAAGACGAGTTTATCCGTTTGCATTGGCTACATGCCCCGAAAGAGGAATATTTCGAATTTCGAATCCAAATCTCGGAAGTAACCAATGAAACGATTCTCGTGGTAAAAGACTTCGCAGATAAAAGGGAAGTCAAAGACCAGAGTCAATTGTGGGACTATCAAATCAAAGATTTATTCCACCGGATCGGGAACTGA
- a CDS encoding sigma-70 family RNA polymerase sigma factor, which produces MRQLKITKSITNRESQSLEKYLQEIGKVDLITPEEEVNLAIRIKQGDQRALEKLTKANLRFVVSVAKQYQNQGLSLSDLINEGNLGLIKAAQRFDETRGFKFISYAVWWIRQSILQALAEQSRIVRLPLNKVGLSNKISKAYSQLEQEYEREPSPDELATILEINTDEVEATLGVAARHVSMDAPFIDGEDNSLLDVLENPNASSADEELDHHDSLRREIERSLSTLTDRQKDVIILYFGIAVEHPMSLEDIGEKFGLTRERVRQIKDKAITKLRTTSRSKLLRNYLGS; this is translated from the coding sequence ATGCGCCAACTTAAAATCACCAAATCTATAACCAACAGGGAATCTCAGTCGTTGGAAAAATACCTCCAGGAAATAGGTAAAGTAGATTTGATTACCCCCGAGGAGGAAGTTAACCTGGCCATCCGCATCAAGCAAGGCGATCAGCGGGCCCTGGAGAAATTGACCAAAGCAAATCTTCGTTTTGTCGTATCTGTTGCCAAACAATACCAAAACCAAGGCTTGTCTCTAAGTGACCTGATCAACGAAGGAAACCTTGGCTTGATCAAAGCTGCACAACGTTTCGATGAAACCCGCGGGTTTAAATTTATTTCTTACGCCGTGTGGTGGATTCGCCAATCTATATTACAAGCTTTAGCCGAGCAATCCCGTATCGTGAGGCTGCCTCTCAACAAGGTGGGCTTATCTAACAAGATTAGCAAGGCTTACTCCCAACTGGAACAGGAATATGAAAGGGAACCTTCCCCCGATGAGTTGGCTACCATCCTGGAAATCAATACCGACGAAGTAGAAGCTACCCTCGGTGTCGCCGCTAGGCACGTTTCCATGGACGCCCCTTTTATCGATGGTGAAGATAATTCCCTGCTGGATGTTTTGGAAAATCCCAATGCTTCCAGTGCCGATGAAGAGTTGGATCACCATGATTCCCTCCGCCGCGAGATCGAAAGATCTTTATCCACCCTCACCGATCGCCAAAAAGATGTAATCATCCTCTATTTTGGTATCGCCGTGGAACACCCGATGTCCCTGGAAGATATCGGTGAAAAATTTGGCTTAACCCGTGAAAGGGTGCGCCAGATCAAGGATAAAGCCATCACGAAATTGCGCACGACCTCCCGTAGCAAGCTCCTCAGGAACTACCTGGGCAGTTAA